The sequence CAGTTCTAAGGGGGAGAGTCATAACTTGTCAAATTAGCAATTAGCTGTTGGTTGCCTTCGCTGAGAAACCAGTTCATTTGGTTATAATTATTTTGCAGAACTAGGTTTTGAGTTggcataaaaagaaaagaatatgtATTTAATATCATTCAGGATCATGATATGGGATATCTTCTAGCCAAGCTACATTTCACACTTCATTGCttcatatttttcttttctccCATTCATGTAATCCTGATTTTGTGTCTGCCTTAATATAGGCTAATCCATCAGAATACACTGAGATGGCATGGGAAGGAATTGTTGGTGCTGTTGATGCAGCACAAGTTAGTAAACAACAAATTGTGGAAACTGAGCATTTAATGAAAGCCCTCTTGGAGCAAAAGGATGGATTGGCTAGGAGAATATTTACGAAGGCTGGGGTTGACAATACATCAGTTTTGCAGGAAACAGATAACTTCATTTCCCAACAACCAAAAGTACTTATTATGCTTGCTTCATAGATTTGTACATATTGATGTCACTTGCACGTGTAAACACAAGTATacatgagatttttttttttttatgtcacaGGTGACTGGTGATACAAGTGGCCCCAGAATGGGTTCACAGCTTGGTGCCTTATTAGACAACGCTCGTAAACATAAGAAAGAAATGGGAGATAATTTTGTTTCAGTAGAGCATCTTGTTTTAGCATTCCATTCGGATAAGAGGTTTGGCCAGCAGTTACTAAAGAGCCTTCACCTTAGTGAAAAAGATCTTAGGGATGCCATCCAAGCTGTTCGTGGAAGTCAGAGAGTACTTGATCAAAGtatgatttttttctttttctttcttttcctgCTTCAAACAGTATGTTATCCTAATGACTTTAATGTTGTAGAGAAAGTGCACAGTAAACTAATTGCATTCAAGAGAGAATATAGAAGCTAAGtgtaaaaatatattctaaccTGTTATGGTGTTGTTTTATCAATGTGTACAGATCCTGAGGGAAAATATGAGGCATTGGACAAATATGGGAATGACTTGACAGAACTTGCTAGGCGTGGCAAACTGGATCCTGTTATAGGTAGAGATGATGAAATTCGACGGTGTATCCAGATTTTATCAAGGAGAACAAAGAACAATCCAGTTATTATTGGTGAGCCTGGTGTAGGAAAAACTGCAATTGCTGAGGGGTATGTTTTCTTTTGAGATTTCAAATAGGGGTGTTCAAATTTTTAGACGGGCTCTCTTATCATTGGGGAAGgaattcatttatttatcattAGACCTGGTGAAGTATTAAAAAAAAGGCCACCTATgcaaattttaagaattaaactgTAGTATTTTCTAAGTTCTATCTAAAAAATCTAATAACATTAATCATGATTTGTATGCATGTGTGGAATGGAAAACAATTTCTGATGTTTCCTCACAGCTTTGGTAAAGTGGCTGCGGAACCCCCAGGCTACCTTTAATTTGGAGTTTAGTCCATCATTTCTTGTCTACTTCTACATGTACAATCTTGTAACCAGTTGCGTATAATTACTTATGAAGCATCTGTTCTCTCCTTAAATTAAGTCTACATTTAATCAATTAGCCAATATGGAAGTTTTGTTTATTATAATTTCTTAATGATACTTGTGCTGTTAACTCATGTAACTTATCAAATGTGCTTGAATATAGTTCTACCTTTCATGCCAATCTAGCACTGGGATAGGCAAGATCTTCCAAGAATTATGTTTAATCATTGTTTTCCTTCTATTGCTGTATATCGTAAAAGTTGTATGGTATCCTGTAGGTTGGCCCAAAGAATTGTGCGTGGGGATGTGCCAGAACCTCTACTCAATCGAAAGGTAGTTTCTGGTGATGTATTTGTGAAACTGTTCACTTGTATTTTGGAATGGAATGGTGTGGCTTGATTCCAACAGTTAATCATGGAAGTTGATTTCATAGCTGAGCATCCTTTTCTGTTTTAGATTAATTCATATTTCCACATGCCCTTGCATCTCATGGGGAGATCTTACGTGTTTGTACTCGTTTTCTGGTTTGCTGATGTGCAGCTAGAGTTAACATTGAAAGGTCAAATGTTTTTTTATGGACTCGCCTACAATTTAGATAAATTTGGTTCATGACATTTGTGATTTATCATGAATCCGCAGCTAATTTCCCTAGACATGGGTTCATTGGTTGCTGGAACCAAATATCGTGGAGATTTTGAGGAAAGGTTAAAAGCTGTACTGAAGGAAGTTACTGCTTCAAATGGGcaaattattttattcattgATGAGATCCATACTGTTGTGGGCGCAGGTTATACTTTTCTTCTGCTTTTTGTTTTCTTGCTTTAATTGCTTCCTGCTcccaataataaacaaaaaatgcTATTAGAAATTGTGATAGTAAACACTTTCTATGTAGTGTGTGCCTGTGCTCCAATGTCTCGAGGATGCAGATGTGATAGTCATAATGAGTTATCATTTTTACTACTCGCTGAGGCATTTCCAACTTGAACATCTCATTTTGTTAATATACTATATAGCATACCGACAACAGAATTTATCTTTTGCTGAAACAAACCAACATAATGGTCAGGGGCTACAAGTGGAGCAATGGATGCTGGGAACTTATTGAAACCAATGCTTGGACGAGGGGAACTCAGATGTATAGGAGCTACTACATTGAATGAGTACAGGAAATACATTGAGAAGGATGCAGCTCTAGAGCGCAGATTTCAACAAGTTTTTTGTGATCAACCATCTGTTGAAGACACAATATCCATTCTTCGTGGTCTTCGTGAGCGGTATGAGCTACATCATGGTGTTAAAATATCAGATAGTGCTCTTGTTTCAGCGGCAGTTCTTGCAGACAGATATCTCACAGAACGCTTTTTGCCTGATAAAGGTAACAAGAACTCTTGGCTGTGCATGATTAGGTTGTAGGAAATTTGATATTATACCACTTGTCTTGCAGTAGGCAATTTGGCTTATTAAAGCACTTCTCTATATGCATATTTGTTTGTGTACTTCTGTGCATGTATAGGTGAGAATTAGTCTAGACACTTCAAGCATAATAATAACTTCACAAAATAAGaacttttgttatttttttagattGCATTGTGCCTTATTCAAGTAAGTTTCAAGTTGCTAATACCCCTACTTGTGATTTCCAGCCATCGATCTTGTTGATGAAGCAGCAGCAAAGCTTAAAATGGAGATTACTTCTAAGCCTACTGAACTGGATGAGATAGACAGAGCTGTTCTAAAATTGGAGATGGAGAAGCTATCTCTGAAAAATGACACTGATAAAGCATCCAAAGAGAGATTAAGCAAGCTTGACAGCGATTTGGATGAGCttaaacagaagcaaaaagcaCTAAACGAACAGTGGGATCGTGAGAAGGCCTTCATGACTCGGATACGATCAGTCAAAGAAGAGGTAATTCTTCATATCTTAAAGGTGTAGTGTGGTATTATATTTTAGCTCAGTTAGTTGATGAACATGTGCGCATGGCATGTAGATTGACAGAGTAAACCTAGAGATGGAAGCTGCGGAGCGGGATTATGATTTAAGTCGTGCTGCTGAGCTCAAATATGGAACTCTGATGGCTCTTCAACGCCAGTTAGAAGAGGCTGAGAAAAACCTTGCTGACTTTCAGAAGTCTGGAAAATCTTTGCTTCGAGAAGAGGTCACTGATCTCGATATTGCTGACATTGTAAGCAAATGGACTGGTATTCCTGTATCTAACCTCCAACAATCTGAAAGGGAGAAGTTAGTATATCTGGAACAGGTACTCCACAAGAGAGTAATTGGTCAAGATATGGCAGTAAAATCAGTGGCGGATGCAATACGTCGTTCAAGGGCAGGATTGTCCGATCCTAATCGTCCAATAGCTAGTTTCATGTTCATGGGTCCTACTGGGGTGGGCAAAACTGAGCTTGCTAAAGCATTGGCTGGTTATCTATTTAACACCGAAAATGCTATGGTAAGAATTGATATGAGTGAATATATGGAAAAGCATGCTGTTTCACGCCTGGTTGGGGCTCCACCAGGTTATGTTGGATATGAAGAAGGAGGTCAGCTCACTGAAGTCGTTCGTCGAAGGCCGTATTCTGTAATATTGTTTGATGAAATCGAGAAAGCTCATCATGATGTCTTCAATATTCTGTTACAGCTGTTGGATGATGGAAGGATAACTGATTCGCAAGGAAGGACTGTTAGTTTTACAAACTCTGTTGTCATTATGACTTCTAACATCGGTTCCCATCTTATACTTGATACTCTTCGCAATACAAAGGACAACAGGGAATCTGTTTATGATCTCATGAAACGGCAAGTTGTTGAGTTGGCTAGGCAAACTTTCCGCCCGGAATTCATGAATCGAATTGATGAATATATCGTTTTCCAGCCTCTGGACTCCAAAGAAATTAGCAAAATTGTTGAGATACAGGTTAGTCTTCACTCTGAATATTTTCTGTTATGCATTTGCagttaattattttgttttgttgttaAGGCCCATGCTAAGAGTAGTTGAAATCTAACCAATGGATTGTCATGTTATTGATTTATATATTCcaaatgattatatatgatataaatgataCACCAATGGCCCCTGAACTTTGAGGTTACTAACACTATGGCCCCTTAATTTCAAATCCTGACATAAATATCCCTCAACTTCCACAGCTACTAACATAATAGTCCAAATGATTATTAACCATAGGAAAAATCACAACACAAGGAGTTGTAAGACTAGTATCTCGGcacattttagtttttaagttaAAGGTGTCCAAATTTGACTTGTATTTGTTGAAGTATTTATTGTGATATTTGTGATTTTCTTTCCGTTGTAAACTGTCATATGAACTATTATGTTGGTAGCTGTTGAAGTTGAAGGATATTTATGTCAGTTCAGGGGACATAATGTTCGTTTCCTGCAGTTCAGggaccatgggtgtaatttacccattataTATCTCTAAACTCTTCAGATGCCTAAACTAAGAATACATTTTGCAATGCAACTTAATGCATTCGATTGCTAGACTTGTAAGTTACCCTGCCTCTGAAGTTTAACTAATTAAGTCTTGGCACATAGGAGTATTAAAAATAGGTTGTCGTGTCATAATCGTGTTACATAATCATGTTACGAGGTCTATATATTTCACATGATTATATAGGATTTAAATGCAATAGAAATGATAATAGTGTCTGTATCAGATAGTTTATTCCTGTAAATCATGTTGTATCAGAAGTTGACAATGCTAGTTGCTTTGAAAAATCATTTGCTTGTAATAATTCGGAGATATCATTATTCCCTGAAACTGTTTATTTACTGTTTCTTTCATTCCATGAAATGCTCTGATTTGAATTTCATTATGGCGTTGTCCATTGCTAGATGAACCGGGTAAAAGAGAGGCTGAAACAGAAGAAGATTGATCTTCAGTACACCAAGGAAGCTCTCGATCTTCTAGCAACATTGGGTTTCGACCCGAATTTCGGAGCAAGGCCAGTGAAGCGTGTGATACAGCAACTGGTTGAGAATGAGATTGCAATGGGTGTATTGAGGGGAGACTTCAAGGAGGATGATTCAATTATTGTGGATGCTGATGCATCATCTGAATTACCTCCTAAGAACCGGTTGCGGGTTGGGAAGTTAGAAAGCAGCAGCAGCTCCTCGGCGGAAGCTATGGTCGTCAATGACTAATATGACCAGCCAAGGTGAGACCTTTGTGAATATCATGTCATAATCCATTACTATGATGCTTTGCTTTATCTTTAGTTTATTTGTAGAGAGACAAATGAAATGAGCAAATCAACTTGGAATTTCCATGTTTGATTCAGAAATGAAGCATTTAggaaaaataacatttttaattTTCCAATCTTTTCTCGATTTTTGTTGATTGAGCTCCGATCTTTCATATTTCCCATGTTAAATAGGAAAAATCTCCAAACTTACGAACATATGTTACGTTTCTAATCACACCAACTATGATTAAAATTGGTTTGAGTGGTTAGAGTCTCGACTTCCTTAAGTTAAGGATCTCACGTCTTAAGTTTAGtgtatataataaattttaattgagAGTTTAAGTTAAGTATCTCAAGTCTTAGtgtatataataaattttaattgggTGGGAGAGAATTTAGTTGAAAGGATAGTTGACAAGTCTCAAACCTGATCAATTGGATAAATTaatcaggttaaattaaaaatgaaaagcAATTATGCAAAATCTTTCAATGTTTTAAATGAAAAATTTGCATGAGGTGCTTATATAGTTATCTACATATTGATACAATTAAATTAGTGGGGGTAAGGTTCAAAATTTGTCTCTATGATTTTCGGGGAGTGTAAATATATTTCGACATAAGAAATGGTAAAATTTAGAGCAATTTTAGATTTATCCACCAACGGAGTTGGTGACACAGTTTGGTATTGTTGTGGTCAACATAATCTGATGTGGGAGAAAATATTGTAGGGGAAAAGTGTTTTATCCTAGATAAACGTTTGCCGTtaagaaataagaaataaaaaatatgtaaatatattatggggtaaattacacttatggtcactgaactttgcTTGTTTTTActgtatggccactgaacttcaaaaaGCAACATAAACGCTATTGAATTTGTAACATCAAAGCTAATTATTGTTGTTGACCATGACCATGCATGCAGTATGACATTTGACTCATCTTTTTAATTTGTAATTCCTCTCTCCCCTTTTATCTCCTTTTCTCTCTGAAGACTCAGTTCTGAGTTATACCATGACGTAATTTACCTATATATTATGTTGTATTGAAAATTAAGGTTATTTTTGTTCAAAAGAATTTAATATCAGTTTTGCTGATAAATCATGAAAGCTATGGTTTTTCATCTCCCCAACTTTTTTAGCttttaaagaaaatatatatattaagacgTTTTTAGTTCGGAAATTtgtttttagggtttgagaaaGTAAAGCCAAAATAGCCTGAGAAACAAATTCTGTTTTTAGCATGTCTTCAcctaccaattttttttttttttggcaagaggccgctcctaagactcgaatccgtgacctctcggtcacacgacaacaacgtttactgttgcgccaaggctcgttCTATAAAAGAATATTaactatatttatataaatatataaaaaataaataataaaataaaatttgatgtTGCATCAAATTtgatgaagaaaaacatatagaTCAAATGAGAATATGGTTTCACGATGGTTCCAACTATCATCAAATTTCATTCCTTGATATTGGATTTGAGATGGTCTGAGCCAAACTAGCCTCTTGTATTTGAGTGCAAACAACAATTACATGAGCTGGGCTTAAATTCTTTCTATGGCCAAGAATAAGAAAAAACGCACACGATCTTTCCTATGGTAGGGAtctggcttaatacatcaagagTCCTCTAAACTTATATCTCGTTAATCTtttcaacttgtttaaaataacctattgaccatttgaatttatttaagtGACATATTGGTTCTTTGAACTTACTTTttcctgaacttgtttaaagtgatatacatttcaatttgtttaagtctctaagaaaattaaaaacttaaaaaataaaggcttaattcgtgattttaagtctttaaaacaaatcaattatatttttatgatgtttttataaaatttagggATTTAATCATGACACAAGGCTAATGAGATATTAGAGAGTCATTCAAACTTTTTAGATAGGTTAACAACTTTAGGAGCAACCGACGTATAACTCTATGAAAATGGAGGATAGTCAAGACCATAACAACTCCTATAAGGGTGGATCTTGGTACGTCGTTATTCATGTGCCTCTGCattcctttctttcctttctttaaGTAAGAGTTTCGTTTTATGAATTTATCTCCGTATTCATTTCTTTAAGAGTTTCGTTTCATGAGTTTTATTATTAGGGTTCAAAACTTGAAGTTGGAAATGTAAAGAACAACATTTATAGTCTAAAAAACGTTAAATTTGTTCCTAAATCAAATGATTAAAGGTATCTTCATGTCACACATATGACTCTTATTAAATTACTGGCATCTATTAAATGTGATTATAATCGTATTAATTTAGTCAAAAGAAAAATGTTTCCTATAAAATAATCATGAACATATGAGACAAAGCAATATGGTTGAAGACcctttatttaataattaaatacaattatATTTTGTTTCCATGCTGCAGATCTAGATAGGgacattaatatttataaatattattgtCTTAACCAACTCAAGATTCtgcatttttatattaattgtgttataaaataattaatatatttattcttatcatgttattttataaattatatctaaTTCTCTCTAAATGAAGttcaaattaaaatgaaaaacaaagaTTCTTTAATTAGCTCCTTTTATCCTTCAAGTTCGGGATTTTTACTCGGTATAACGCTTTTGTTTAGATTGTCAGATTGGGTATGAAATCGGGACTATATTTGCTTTTTTGATGAGCGGGCTATTTTTTTTTAcccttttcttctttttaaagaatataaataaaaatcgGGGTCATTTTGGATCTCCAGTTGGATTGGTTCCAATTTTTACTAGGTAATAAAAGATCTGATGGGCTCTTAGGACGGAGCCGGTCCGATCCAGTGCTAAGTGATGATTTGTTTCCAATTTTTACTATGTAATAAAAGATCTGACCGGCTCTTAGGACAGGGCCGGTCCAATCCAGTGTAGAGTGATATTTGACATACTGATTAACTATATGTTGATTTAGGATCTGTTTGTTTTACCTGCTGTTTGCTGCTTCTAGTTActatttgctgtttgaaaatgttgcttTTCCAAAATGAAAAGTttctctgcttttataaaaaaaaaaaaaaactatatttcaGCTGCAAAAGGCGAATAAAAAATATCTAAGGAAAAccttaaaactctcatttttaaagtgaaaaggtaaataaaaggttaaaaagCAGTAACCAAACACTCTTTTAAAATACTTTTACGAAACCCTAACTCTTAAACATTTGTTGACTTAAAGTactattagttttttttatctagttaaaatgttgattttttttttctctgatCTATAATTTGGTATAATGTATTCTAAATGTTGGTCCTCGCCTTTCAACTTATTTAAGTAACATTTGCACTATATAATTAGTTTATTAAGATTCGTGAAATTTCAATTAATGTAaatgtattaaatttttaagtgttaaaaatattaaatgatgtaatttttaataaatataaaaatatatactggattttaaaataataattgataatatttaaattaaaaattttaagttcaatattttattgattacaataaagggtaaattacatccatggccactgaactttacccattttcacattatgaccattaaacttcatttctttccgaTATGactattgaactttacactttttaataccggtgaccactcaattttaactaacttctcaaaattaccATTAACGATTGTTAACGGCCTTAAAATGAAAAGATTCAAAAaataaagttgttcagaatgacatttaccatgaaaccacattttttattttccaaaatcacattttttggagagttctctctctaaaaattc comes from Euphorbia lathyris chromosome 8, ddEupLath1.1, whole genome shotgun sequence and encodes:
- the LOC136202672 gene encoding chaperone protein ClpB4, mitochondrial, with product MASRRLTKSAFAAVKSSSRASKHSLHQSPSLLSRARSVSASASPFGNSAVAQFFNRVSADGNVVVANFSSVPFTRCFHSSSRRFSTATSSSQANPSEYTEMAWEGIVGAVDAAQVSKQQIVETEHLMKALLEQKDGLARRIFTKAGVDNTSVLQETDNFISQQPKVTGDTSGPRMGSQLGALLDNARKHKKEMGDNFVSVEHLVLAFHSDKRFGQQLLKSLHLSEKDLRDAIQAVRGSQRVLDQNPEGKYEALDKYGNDLTELARRGKLDPVIGRDDEIRRCIQILSRRTKNNPVIIGEPGVGKTAIAEGLAQRIVRGDVPEPLLNRKLISLDMGSLVAGTKYRGDFEERLKAVLKEVTASNGQIILFIDEIHTVVGAGATSGAMDAGNLLKPMLGRGELRCIGATTLNEYRKYIEKDAALERRFQQVFCDQPSVEDTISILRGLRERYELHHGVKISDSALVSAAVLADRYLTERFLPDKAIDLVDEAAAKLKMEITSKPTELDEIDRAVLKLEMEKLSLKNDTDKASKERLSKLDSDLDELKQKQKALNEQWDREKAFMTRIRSVKEEIDRVNLEMEAAERDYDLSRAAELKYGTLMALQRQLEEAEKNLADFQKSGKSLLREEVTDLDIADIVSKWTGIPVSNLQQSEREKLVYLEQVLHKRVIGQDMAVKSVADAIRRSRAGLSDPNRPIASFMFMGPTGVGKTELAKALAGYLFNTENAMVRIDMSEYMEKHAVSRLVGAPPGYVGYEEGGQLTEVVRRRPYSVILFDEIEKAHHDVFNILLQLLDDGRITDSQGRTVSFTNSVVIMTSNIGSHLILDTLRNTKDNRESVYDLMKRQVVELARQTFRPEFMNRIDEYIVFQPLDSKEISKIVEIQMNRVKERLKQKKIDLQYTKEALDLLATLGFDPNFGARPVKRVIQQLVENEIAMGVLRGDFKEDDSIIVDADASSELPPKNRLRVGKLESSSSSSAEAMVVND